A stretch of DNA from Odocoileus virginianus isolate 20LAN1187 ecotype Illinois chromosome 7, Ovbor_1.2, whole genome shotgun sequence:
TtgtcccaacctggggatcgaacccatgtctcctgaatctcttgcattggcaggtgaattctttaccactagtgccaccgggaAGCCCCCAGACTTTGCTAAATCTGGGTTTATACTTCCAAAGCTGTGGAATATTTCATTTACACTTCAGGGGTTTAGGAAAACCTCtcaaagtatgtgtgtgtgtgtttctgggtaTTTCTGTCAAAGGAGGAAAGTACCAGGATGAATACTGAGGAAACTTATAAATGATCAGAGcaggagatattttaaaaattctatcccGAAATAAGTATTGGCCATTCATGTGCTAAATAGAAAGGCCCCCTTGGGGTCTTTATCTGGGACACTGTCCTGGTAATCTGCTGGCAGCAGAGGGTGGGGTACACACAGTCTTCCCAGGTGCAGGGACGGGCACTACCGAGCCTGAAGCCAGGGGAAGAGTTAGCTGAGGTTCTGTGGAGGAAGCGCTGGAGGAAGCTCTCATGTAAGACTGGCTTTGGGTATGTGGAGGAGGGAACTCAGGGTAGAGTCAGACAACAGAAAATCttccatttactgagtgcttgccTGCCACATGTCAGGCACTTTACATATCCTAGTGATACCTCACAGTCTTTGAGGTAACTGCtaattatccccatttgacagatgggtaaactgaggctttGAGATGAAGCAACATGTCCAGATGTCATATGGCCAATAATGGGCGAAGTCCAGGTTTGAATGCAGGAAGCGGACTCCAGATGTCATGCTCTTAACCTCTGCAGTCCTCCGCTCCCCCTTCACCCATACCCActtgcctcctgccctcccctgtCTTCCCCTTCTGCTTACCTCTCTAGACTGGGAGCTCTCTCAAGGTAAGAATAGCATCTCACTTAAATTTTGACTTCCTAGCagctagcacagtgcctggcatatagtagtgATAGccactcagtattttgtaaaagGCCAGACCACGTGATTGGATGGATGACAGAATGAAGGGGTGTATGGGTGACATAGAAACCTGCACCCGCTTCCAGGGGCTGCTTCCAGGCAGCTGTCATAGCTGATTCCCCTCTTTGCTATCCACAAGAGCACCTGATTTCCCGAGAAACAGGGATGCCCTCTCTCTGGCTCTAATGTTTCTATGCAACGGCTGGTCTAAGCTCTGGTTGTTCTGCGAAGGGGCCAAGAAAGCAGAGGAGGCAGAGACGCCAAGGAAAGTGTCCCAGACACCATGGTCAAGGGCAATTTCTGAGCATGCGCCTGGCCCTAAGGTAGGTGTGAAGGAAACTGGTCCTGCAGGTCCCACACTGTGTGCTAAGGGAACCCAGGGAAGACAGACTCACATGGGGAGAGGGGGTACTTAGGGACAGCCTCATTATCAGTGGGGGAGACACGAAGTAGGAATTTGGCTCTAAGGAGTCCTCCTAAGGGCAAGGGTAATAACCGTtgctgttttgttgtttattACTCATCAAGTCCTAAGCTAAGTGCTTCCTATGTGCCCTGTTCACTCAGTCTTCTCAATGACTCTACGAGATGGGCAGTATTATTCCCAATTTACAGAAGAAATGGAGGCAAAGCCATGGCTCATAGAAATTAATTGACTTGCTGAGCAGGACGTGGCACTGCTGGGACTTGACCACAGAGCCCAAGCTCTTGCCCCTGTGCCATCTGCACACTGTCTCATTGGTCCTTGCATGACTTTGTCACAGAAATCTGGGTCCCCCAGGGGCAAAACCTCACTACGGCCCTCCAGTCTGAGCAGGCACatggagagggggcagggggacctcccttcctgtctctctctggcTCATTGAACACTCAGCTAAGCAATCTTACTGCTTGAAGTCTTGTTCTGTCCTGGAGGGGTGCGGCTTCAGTAGCTTCCCTGTCTGAAGGATTACAAAATACCGTGAGGAGACAGATGTGTGGAGAAAACGTCTCAGGAATCCTTCTGGTTCCCACCAGAACAACACCAGCTGTGTTGTCAAGGGGAGTGAATGCCACCCACTTCTCTGGCCTTGAATCTGGCTTCGCTGAAGTTTTTGCTGTCGCCTCTGCTGGCCCCAATTCTGGGGGTATCAGGAATCGGGGGCATGTATGGGTTAACTCCTTGTCTCTGACAGGGAGCTCTTGGACCTGAGGTTCAACTCCTGGGGGCTGATTCAGCACTAGCCATGCCTTTTGGGAGAGATCCAAGGCCATTTTCAGCCTTTGGAGGTCCAACCAGTGTCCCAAGAGACTTCTGGTCTAACACAGCTCAGTCCTCCCCAGCAATAGGTGAGAAATGACTCTTGGGGGCTGTGTGAGTCATCTCCGGGAAGACAGGCCCAAAGGAAGCTTTTAAGAAGTGGCAGGAAGTGGGTCTctgctttctatttctatttcaaataaaCTGACCCTAAGAGAAACCTTAAATATTACTGATCAGTGGGTTTTAAAGAGACAGATGAGACTGAATTCTTCCTGATTccctatccccacccccacccctggcctgaAAATCTCACCTTGCACTTCTAAGACCTACCTGTTCTGatctaggaaaaaagaaatatctttgaACATCACTGAGATTTATGTGGTTCCATCTTGGTGGGAATTTGTTGTTGACAGTTTTATCTTCTGGTCTCTTTGTGGGGCTGTAGAGAAACACCAAAGGGATAGAAAACACCACTGTCATCTCTAAAGCAGGGGTTCCTCATTGTGCAGGAGAAGATAAACCAGCCCCAGGGCTCAGATGAATTTAGCACAGGGATTTGGTGATGGAACGACAATCGTACtgatttgattttctttgggGAGGCTCTTCACATTTTCCTGTAGAAAAGGACAAAGGGTCTCACTTACACTTCATTTTCCTAGCagctggcacagtgcctggcatataccAGTGATAGCCAGTCACTCAGTGTTTTGTGAAGGGGCAAATACATGAATATGTGACTGGATGAATGATGAAAAGATGTATGTTTGTCTTAACAGCTCAAACCCTAAGCTGATCCGGTAGCTCTCATATTCCTGTCTCCCTGCACAGGCCTCAGAGCCATATTGTTTCACTTTCAATTACTTACCAGTCTTCATTTTTCTCCGGCTTACTTTGTGGACACTGTTCTTACCTTCCTAAGACCCAGTTCCTTGGGGAAAGAGCCCTcctcttattttatatttctgtttcctaAAGATCATCTGACCCAGGGTGGAACACAAGCTGTTACTCAgtccttggttaaaaaaaaaagccctttccTCACTCCAGAGTCATGACGATTAAATAAATCCCAGAATAAATAAGGGGATTATTCTTAAATTAAGATTCTTGCTGGTAAATCCATATGCAACAAGTTGGTGAGTACAGATTATAGCAATTATTAGCAGATGTTCACCTCAAAGCAGGTTTAATACAGAGATGTTCACTGCAGTGTTGtttaaacagcaaaaagaaaaaaataaaaggatacttAAGTGTTTCTCAGGGGAGGGTAGGTAAATTAGGGTACATCTATCACACAGGGAGATAGCAAGCAGCTATTTTAAAGACTAAGTTAGATCAAACAGTCAAAAAAGATGTACAAGAAAAGTTAGATGGTGTGGTGCAATTTACATGAAAAAGGACAAAAGGCAgacttcccctgtggtccagtggttaagatttcacacTCTGAATGCAGGGGGTATAGAagtgatccctagttgggaagcTGGGATGCTGTATGAagtgtgtggccaaaaaaaaaaaagaacaaaagggaaGGGATGCATCCGCATATGTGATACATACACAGAAAAAtgtgcttcccaagtggcgctagtggtaaagaatctgtttccaatgcaggaaacataagagaagttcaatccctgggtggggaagctcccctggaggagggcatggcaacccactccagtattcttgcctggagaatcccactgacaggaGTCTGGGGGCAGCTATAGTCCgaagggttgcaaagtcagacaggactgaagtgacttaacacgcacgCATGCACCCACACAGAAGGATGTTGGAAGCATACACAAGATACTTCCTATTCGTTAATGCTGGGGGAAATGGGCTGAGAAGTCCAGAGGGGGGCTTTTATCTCttacttcatttttctgtctGTGGCTGGATTTTTTAATCATGACTACATTGTTTTcgtttaaaaaagacaaaaaaaccatAAGTTAGAAAAACAAGCTATCTTTGGATGGCGAGGAAAAATGTTAACTCTGAAAGATGTCCCTCCAGGGTAGCGGGAGGGGGTGAAGCAgcgaggcaggggagggggcgggggaggtgaACTGAGGCCCACACTCTGTCACTGGTTCTTGGCTCTCTCTGCTTGTCATCCACTGGCCAAACCAAACAATCTTCCCGCTCTATCCCATGGGGCAGAGACCAGACAGGGTATGAGAACGTTCTGAATCATGCTCTGCAGAATGACTTCAGTTAGAACTTCCGGGACATTCGCTGACTGCTGCCACCAAACCCGCACTGGAAGGGTGCTTGGTGCACAGCAGGGGCTGCTTATGTGTTGCCTATATCCATGGTGCTTTCCTGAGGGCTCAcaaagtaaagaaactgcctgcaatgcaggagacccgggttcaacccccgAGTCGGCAAGATCCctgagaggaggaaatggcaacccactccagtattcttgcttggtgaattccatggacagaggagccaggcaggcagagctggatatgactgagcaactcacacacacacacacacaaatggtgcTTTCCTGCTCTCACTCCACGGTTCTGGCTGAAATGCTTTCCCTGGTCAGTCCTGCCTGGCTTTGAGAAACAGTCCAGCAGTGCCTGACCATGAGGCCTTCCTTAATCCTCCAGTTATCAGGGGTTCTTGGACTTCTAGCATCACCTGGGGAACTTGGCTGAAGGCAGATTCCTGCACTGAACTCTCAGAGACTCCACTGAAGTCTGCTGTGTGGCCCAGGAAGCCGCATGCCAGTGATACCCAAACCTGACCTGCCAGAAAGGAGTGCTCACCAGCTTTGCCTTCTGCATCCTCTCTGCTTCTCATACCACTAGTGCATTCTCAGAAGCCCGTGGGGTGCCAGATTCCCCTTGGACCACAGATCCCAGACAGGCTCATTGGCTCCTACCAGGCCTGTGTTCTAACAGTTttggaaaggaagtgaaaagccATGCTCAACTAGGGGGTATCATCAGTCACTTGAGGGTGCTTTAGGAGCCTTACCTGGGTGCCCTGTAGGTTCAAGTTAGCATCTGGGTATTTGACCTAGCTCTTCATGTTATTTGACCTAGCTCTTCATGTTATTCTGATGACAGCCTTGATTACAAACCAGTGGTGGTTTGATCACAAAGCAGGTTCTCAACTTAAGCTGTGCTTTGACAAGGGAGAGAAAGGGGCTGGGGTtttgaggagggaggaggggacctCCTTCAACCTAACCAACCTTGTGGCTTCAGGCCAGCCCTACTCATTTCACTTGTCAAGACGCACAGAAAAAGTCCTGGGCATTTGGCATAGCAAGTGAGCAGACACTGGGTAAAGTCTAGCATCCTTGGGAAGAAAAGAGATTCCTTGGAGAAAGTTGTCCTTAGTGAAAAGGCCTAAGTGCCCTACAGACCTAGGACTCTTCTGTTCATAAGGCAATCTGTTTTCTTCAAGCCAAAAGCTTCATGTTCCTCCCAGGCCCCCACATTCTCTGCACACAATCAGCTCTGTGAAACAAGGTTTTGTGTTGAAATCCACCCTATAGCTGGCTTTCAAAGGCCCTTTCTGAAACTCTGCAGGCTGCCTCAGAGATGGGCCAGAAATACTCTATTCTGCAATTTTTAAGTTTTCCAAAAGCATAAGAATAAAAAAGGGAGTGAAAGCTTCCTCTTGTCAGTAGGAAATccaccctctccccagctctACCCTGGGAAGCTCACAGATTTCCTGAAGTTAAAACAAATACTGTTACCAGTTTCTACTCCTTGCAAGAATTTAATTCTTCCTTTAATATAAATAAGGCAGCATGAAACACCAAGAGTCCTGCTGCTTCCTGCTTCAGAAGCAGCTTTGGTGCATAAAAGATCCCCATTTCCCCACTCAGTTGTTGTCTCTGTATAAACAAGAGGCCAGGAGGTAATTTTTCGGTGAATTTTCTCCTGGAAGCAAAGGAGAAGCTTGGGGAGACTGAAGCTTGATCTTGGCTTAAGGAGATTGGTTCTTGGTCACTGGGGTCTCTTCAAAGTACATCAGATGAGGATGAAGATCGGAAAGTAAAGGCATGGGTgacaataaataaggaaattcACCCCAACTCTGGAAATGAATCCCCACAGAATGGGTGCTTAGGGTTATTGCTGGAGACCAtgtgggcctggggaggggcaagCCCAGGCGCTGCTCAGTCTAACCCCAGCTCACGTGGAAAGCTTCCTACAGTCTGTAATGCCTCATCACAGCTGAGCCTACCACTGAGAATTAACCCTGTCAGGCAAACTGTCCATCTTCTGGAAATTTCCAAGGCTAGGTGAGAGCCCTCCTGGGGCAGAGACAGGATCTTTTCTTCATTCATAGTAAGGCTGACACCCCCAAGGAATCAGGCATGAGTCTGGGAGGTATGGGCAGCTTCAGCCCTGGAGAGAGAGTGCTGGGGAAGGAGCATTCATCCTCGCTTTCTGCTTGGCCTTCTGCAGGGTGACTGAAGCGATGCCAAGAGAAGAGCTCCCAGAGGGCTAGCGAAGCCACAAACAGGACGGAGCGGCTTCAAGCCCCCATGAGCCAGGCTTGGCGATGGAGGCCAACTCTGACTGCAGGCTCTAGTGCCTGCCCAGGGACCACAGCCAAGTAGTGCCAAGGTGCCCTCTATGAGGCCTGTGGGCTGTGCCTATAGTCTGTCTTCGTGTGTCCCAGTCAAGCAAGCCTCTGTCAGGCTCTTCGGGTGTTGGTCATCTGTGTGGCCAGCAAAGCCCATCCAGAAAGGGGGGGTTCTGTGCACTGAGGGGACCCCACTGGAATGACCAACCAAGGGAATGTGGGGCCTGCATGTGGAGCTGGGCTTCCACAACAGATCTTGCTTCTAGGTACCCTTTGCTCTAAGATTGGAACCCTGACGGAAACCCAGGGCTATGGCATCCCTCATCTCTATGATCTTCTCTGAACTGGGCATCTTCTCTGAAAGCCAGACTTCAGGCCAAACCCCAGCACGCCAGGTACCAGGCTCTGTCCTTCACCCCAGGCACCCTGTGAgtgcccttctttctctctcatcttccACCTTCACTGCCTCCACCTCCCAACATATTGGTGGCTGGAGAGACCAGCTGTGGAGATAAATGAGGGTGAGGAGCCACTGAGCTTGTACCCACATGGTATGTGGCCCATACAGGGTTCAAAATGCAGCATCcaaggggaaggggcagagagaaaCGGGTGCACCTTGAGTAAGATGTGCAGCTGAAACAACGGCCATCTTCAACTTCTCTCTGCCAGGTACCCACTTCTGTACAACAGAGACGTTAGCCACTTGGGCTCCAAATCTCTCCAAGTCTTTTCTCCAAACAGTATAAAAATGGCAGCCACAGTGGGGATCCCTATAGTGCGGGCTATGGATGGAACGCTGAAAATTCCCATATTGACGCCCACTGTTTGGCTGCAGATGCCTGCGGCCAAGGGTTACTGGAAACTCAGGGTGCAGGGTCTTAACTCGGGTTCCTGTTAGCATTCCTGTAGATCCTTTGTTGATATTCAAGTAAAGATTGGACCTGGGATATAAAAAGAATCACACCAAAATCGTTTGCGCCGTTTGCATTGTCCCGTAACTCAGCATCCATAGAGTTCTATCATCATCTTTGTCATTGGGAGTGATCCAAAAGTCAGCTGCAGAGGATCAGTCCCTAAACCCAGACAATAGCTTCAACTGGCAAGTCCCAACGGCATGAAAGCAAACCAGTTCTGGCTTGGAATTCCATTTCCTCTGTGCTATTGGGTTTGGCTTCCCTGGCAGGCTGAGCCATGGCACTCTATAAAGCCTGCTGTCTTCCCAGGACAGGGCCTGCAGATGGCCCCAGGGGTGTAAACGCATAGGATGCCCTGTGACCTGGCCCTCTGGGTCGTGGATGCTCTACAAGATGACAGTTTTGGGGGGCAGGCTGGCATGGTCTGAGGCGATATGGAGGGAGTACTCGCTAATGAGTGCTGGGGCATTCTTGAGCATCTCATAGAAGGAGTCCACTGTCTTCCGGTAGAGACTTCGCTGTAGGACAAAGGGCCGGAAGAGGTTGAGAGGCTCCGCCCTGCGGACGGCCTCAGGGAGCCCCATGGCCTCTGGCACCTTGCGGTTGCCGATGAAAAAGTGCTGGAGCTTCTTCTCCAGCAGGCTCTTTTCCAGGAAGCAGAGCAGCTCGTGGAGACGAGTGTCCAGCTGCTCGGCCTTCCAATCGGCGGGCCGCCGGGCGAGCAAGAGGTGCAGAAGGGCGGTCTTCAGGTGGTAGTTGCCCAACCCGCTGGGACCGGTCAGGCGGCTCTGCTTTGAGAGCAGGAAGGAGGCGATCTGCAAGCAGCTGAGGTGGCAGGCGCCGTCGGGCAGCGCCTTCGAAGTTACCCTGAGGAAGTGGCGCTCgtagacagcgaaggacaggagCCAATCGGTGCTGGGTGCCTGGGTCCCCTCGCCGGGCTCCCGGGCAAGGTGGGAGACGAAGTACAGGTCAGAGTCGTCACACTGGATCACGGGAATGAGATTGAAGGGCATGAACTTCCCCGAGCGGAACCTGATCTTGAGGGACCCCGGGGTATCCAGCTGGCCAAAGGCCAGGTCGAACTCGTACTTGTGGGCGATGCGGTGCCAGGCTCTGGTGAGGGCGGTCTGGAACCACTTCATGACGCGCATGGTGTCCAGGTATGGGGAGTCAGGGGCACACAGCGGGTCTGCGGCCTTGCTGGCGCGGTGTACCACATTGTCTCTGCCATGGAGGAGACACAGCATGTCTTCTCCAAGCTTGGTCTTGCCGCAGATACAGCCCAGCGTATCCTCGTCGGCCCGGACCACCTTGATCTGGCCGTAGCCCTGGCGATCCAAGGGCACGGAGCGGCTGGAGCACCAGAGCTCTGGGTGGAAGTGGTAGGGCTCCGGGGGCATGAAGGGCACGAAGAGGTCGCACAGCAGAGGCTTGTTCACCTGCCAGTTCTCGTACATGCTGTCCACGCCGATGAAGTCTTCCACCTCCATGTCCGAGTCCCGGCTGCACAGGCTCCTCAGGGCTTCCAGCAAGTCATCCACGAAGCCTTCCACAAACTCCCGGGTGCGGGCGGCGTCAGCCGTGGCCCCCCGGATGCAGCGCTCGTAGAAGTGGTCAAGCGTGGCCCTGTTGGGCAGGGTGAGGCCCCGGAGCGGGGCGCCCTGCAGGTCGGGCAGCTCGTCCTCATCCGAGCCCAGGCACTCGGGCGAGGGTGCGTCCTGGTGGTCTTGCCGCCACACCTCAATCACCAGGAAGAGGATCATGCAGAGAGTGCTCCACAGGTCCCAGGCAGTGCGGTTCTCATTCTGCTGCTGGCCCTCCTCCGCCACCCGCTCCAGTGCCTCC
This window harbors:
- the ITPRIP gene encoding inositol 1,4,5-trisphosphate receptor-interacting protein isoform X2 — its product is MALGLFRVCLVVVTAIINHPLLFPRENATVPENEEEIIRQMQAHQEKLQLEQLRLEEEMARLAADKEAEKEALERVAEEGQQQNENRTAWDLWSTLCMILFLVIEVWRQDHQDAPSPECLGSDEDELPDLQGAPLRGLTLPNRATLDHFYERCIRGATADAARTREFVEGFVDDLLEALRSLCSRDSDMEVEDFIGVDSMYENWQVNKPLLCDLFVPFMPPEPYHFHPELWCSSRSVPLDRQGYGQIKVVRADEDTLGCICGKTKLGEDMLCLLHGRDNVVHRASKAADPLCAPDSPYLDTMRVMKWFQTALTRAWHRIAHKYEFDLAFGQLDTPGSLKIRFRSGKFMPFNLIPVIQCDDSDLYFVSHLAREPGEGTQAPSTDWLLSFAVYERHFLRVTSKALPDGACHLSCLQIASFLLSKQSRLTGPSGLGNYHLKTALLHLLLARRPADWKAEQLDTRLHELLCFLEKSLLEKKLQHFFIGNRKVPEAMGLPEAVRRAEPLNLFRPFVLQRSLYRKTVDSFYEMLKNAPALISEYSLHIASDHASLPPKTVIL
- the ITPRIP gene encoding inositol 1,4,5-trisphosphate receptor-interacting protein isoform X1 is translated as MYGAALQRKVAAMALGLFRVCLVVVTAIINHPLLFPRENATVPENEEEIIRQMQAHQEKLQLEQLRLEEEMARLAADKEAEKEALERVAEEGQQQNENRTAWDLWSTLCMILFLVIEVWRQDHQDAPSPECLGSDEDELPDLQGAPLRGLTLPNRATLDHFYERCIRGATADAARTREFVEGFVDDLLEALRSLCSRDSDMEVEDFIGVDSMYENWQVNKPLLCDLFVPFMPPEPYHFHPELWCSSRSVPLDRQGYGQIKVVRADEDTLGCICGKTKLGEDMLCLLHGRDNVVHRASKAADPLCAPDSPYLDTMRVMKWFQTALTRAWHRIAHKYEFDLAFGQLDTPGSLKIRFRSGKFMPFNLIPVIQCDDSDLYFVSHLAREPGEGTQAPSTDWLLSFAVYERHFLRVTSKALPDGACHLSCLQIASFLLSKQSRLTGPSGLGNYHLKTALLHLLLARRPADWKAEQLDTRLHELLCFLEKSLLEKKLQHFFIGNRKVPEAMGLPEAVRRAEPLNLFRPFVLQRSLYRKTVDSFYEMLKNAPALISEYSLHIASDHASLPPKTVIL